A genome region from Deinococcus sp. KNUC1210 includes the following:
- a CDS encoding YbhB/YbcL family Raf kinase inhibitor-like protein has protein sequence MKNALQGVLIVGGLLMAGCAPSMSSDMTGMRMGSGMMGMSMDRLSVAQPAAGVGANGLMLSSPQFSDGGTLAAEQVGSGNGCTGQNVSPALSWSGAPAGTVSYVLTTYDPDAPTGSGFWHWVTYNIPASATGLEKGAGSGGVAPPAGTVLSNNDGGQSGYTGPCPPPGDKPHRYVFTLYALNKTLTLPPNASPAYVGFNLNGATLAKTSISGYYGR, from the coding sequence ATGAAGAATGCACTTCAGGGCGTGCTGATCGTCGGAGGACTGCTCATGGCGGGCTGTGCGCCCAGCATGAGCAGTGACATGACGGGGATGAGGATGGGCAGCGGCATGATGGGAATGAGCATGGACCGGCTGAGCGTAGCGCAACCGGCGGCAGGAGTCGGCGCAAACGGCCTGATGCTCAGCAGCCCGCAGTTTAGCGACGGCGGCACGCTGGCTGCCGAGCAGGTGGGCAGCGGAAACGGCTGCACCGGGCAGAACGTCTCGCCCGCCCTGAGCTGGAGCGGTGCGCCCGCTGGCACCGTCAGCTACGTCCTGACGACCTACGACCCCGATGCCCCCACCGGCAGCGGCTTCTGGCACTGGGTCACGTACAACATTCCCGCCAGTGCGACCGGGCTGGAGAAGGGCGCGGGGTCTGGCGGAGTAGCGCCGCCCGCTGGCACGGTGCTGAGCAACAACGACGGCGGACAGAGCGGTTACACCGGCCCCTGCCCACCTCCCGGCGACAAGCCGCACCGCTACGTGTTCACGCTGTACGCCCTGAACAAGACCCTGACGCTGCCCCCGAATGCCTCGCCCGCCTACGTGGGCTTCAACCTGAACGGCGCGACGCTGGCGAAGACCAGTATTTCCGGCTACTACGGACGCTAA
- a CDS encoding class I SAM-dependent methyltransferase, with product MGDGEMEAREAALQAAERYDGFMVPVMFSPLADLSTGQAALKSGERVLDIACGSGVVARRAAQQVGSTGRVAALDLNPAMLEIARRHAPTAGAAVPEWHHGSAQSLPFPDASFDVVLCQQGLQFFPDRALALSEMWRVLVPGGRVVVLVNHEIGRNPLYQQLSSAALRLIGVDVYAAAFALGDAEKLRHLLTGANFEAVTLREAVNAVRFPSARGFVQNILLGASAAVPALAALTPAARVDLGHRIEAEMGEYLSAHTDGQALLDEMVVLIAQGWKPA from the coding sequence ATGGGCGACGGGGAAATGGAGGCTCGGGAAGCGGCGTTACAGGCGGCTGAACGGTACGACGGTTTCATGGTTCCGGTGATGTTCAGCCCACTAGCCGACCTCTCGACCGGTCAGGCGGCGCTGAAGAGCGGCGAGCGCGTGCTGGACATAGCCTGTGGCTCTGGGGTGGTGGCCCGCCGGGCTGCCCAGCAGGTCGGAAGCACCGGACGGGTGGCGGCCCTCGACCTCAACCCGGCGATGCTCGAAATCGCCCGGCGGCATGCGCCCACCGCAGGGGCCGCCGTTCCCGAATGGCATCACGGCAGCGCCCAGTCTCTGCCCTTTCCCGACGCCAGTTTCGACGTGGTGCTCTGTCAGCAGGGCCTGCAATTCTTTCCCGACAGAGCGCTGGCCCTTTCGGAGATGTGGCGCGTGCTGGTGCCCGGTGGCCGGGTGGTGGTGCTGGTCAATCATGAAATCGGGCGCAATCCGCTGTATCAGCAGCTCAGCAGCGCGGCCCTGCGGCTGATCGGCGTCGACGTGTATGCGGCTGCCTTTGCACTGGGCGACGCCGAGAAGCTCCGGCACCTGCTGACCGGAGCGAACTTCGAAGCCGTCACGCTCAGAGAGGCGGTGAACGCCGTGCGCTTTCCATCGGCTCGCGGTTTCGTGCAGAACATCCTGCTGGGCGCGTCTGCCGCTGTGCCCGCGCTCGCCGCCCTCACTCCGGCAGCGCGGGTAGACCTCGGGCACCGTATCGAGGCCGAGATGGGCGAGTATCTGAGCGCCCACACCGACGGTCAGGCACTGCTCGACGAGATGGTGGTTCTGATCGCACAGGGCTGGAAGCCAGCCTGA
- a CDS encoding nuclear transport factor 2 family protein yields MTSTVTAATPMQVLELYRAAVYAKDVEALMQLYAPDVQVFDMWGTWAYEGAGAWRTSVSDWFGSLGDDLVRVEMEDVQHTQSGELAVLSAFVTYRGMSAQGQELRSMNNRLTLVCRQDGGGWQVIHEHSSSPADFESGKVMLRRG; encoded by the coding sequence ATGACCAGCACCGTCACGGCAGCGACGCCGATGCAGGTGCTGGAGCTGTACCGCGCCGCCGTCTACGCCAAGGATGTCGAGGCGCTGATGCAGCTGTACGCCCCAGACGTGCAGGTCTTCGACATGTGGGGCACGTGGGCCTACGAAGGTGCGGGTGCGTGGCGCACGTCCGTCTCGGACTGGTTCGGCTCGCTGGGTGACGATCTGGTCAGGGTCGAGATGGAAGATGTTCAACACACGCAGTCGGGCGAACTGGCGGTGCTCTCGGCCTTCGTGACCTACCGGGGAATGTCGGCGCAGGGCCAGGAACTGCGCTCGATGAACAACCGGCTGACGCTGGTCTGCAGGCAGGACGGCGGGGGCTGGCAGGTTATCCACGAGCATTCGTCGTCTCCTGCCGACTTCGAATCGGGGAAGGTGATGCTCAGGCGCGGATAA
- a CDS encoding DUF456 domain-containing protein, with product MTPAFLVFLLFWVVGVVGTFIPVVPATLIILLGTFVATFINGFHWWPDLPILLTFTLITVAISLVDNVASAWGARRYGGSRQAGWGALVGGLVGIFIPFGLLVGPLAGALLVELIWMRRSFPDALRAAWGTLIGLLAGIAAKFVLHLLVGLVELWRLWEPAKAALS from the coding sequence ATGACACCCGCGTTCCTGGTCTTCCTGCTGTTCTGGGTGGTGGGCGTGGTCGGCACCTTCATTCCGGTGGTGCCCGCCACGCTCATCATTCTGCTGGGCACCTTCGTCGCCACCTTCATCAACGGCTTTCACTGGTGGCCCGATCTGCCGATCCTGCTCACGTTCACGCTCATCACCGTCGCCATTTCGCTGGTCGACAATGTGGCCTCGGCCTGGGGCGCTCGCAGGTACGGCGGCAGTCGCCAGGCGGGCTGGGGCGCGCTGGTGGGCGGACTGGTGGGCATCTTCATTCCCTTCGGCCTGCTGGTGGGGCCGCTGGCCGGAGCGCTGCTGGTCGAGCTGATCTGGATGCGGCGTTCCTTTCCAGACGCGCTGCGGGCCGCCTGGGGCACCCTGATCGGTCTGCTGGCGGGCATCGCGGCCAAGTTCGTGCTGCATCTGCTGGTCGGCCTGGTCGAGCTGTGGCGGCTGTGGGAACCGGCGAAGGCGGCGCTGTCCTGA
- a CDS encoding glutaredoxin family protein: MPELPPLTLYSRQGCHLCEDAENALKSLGWAFTRCDVDADPLLKATYGFDVPVLAVAGRVVLKGVITRSRLLRWRAGVS, from the coding sequence ATGCCTGAACTGCCCCCGCTGACGCTGTATTCCCGCCAGGGCTGCCACCTGTGCGAGGACGCCGAGAATGCGCTGAAGTCGCTCGGCTGGGCGTTTACCCGCTGTGACGTCGATGCCGACCCCCTCCTGAAGGCAACCTACGGCTTCGACGTCCCGGTGCTGGCTGTAGCAGGCCGTGTGGTGCTCAAGGGCGTCATCACGCGCTCACGGCTGCTGCGCTGGCGGGCCGGCGTCTCCTGA
- a CDS encoding VOC family protein — protein MTDAVTYPAGRPSWIDLMTPTPAQTHAFYAALFGWTYEVRPDYGGYAMAHQQGRTAAGIMPMEPGAPMPSAWTVYFDSADIAADAERVQELGGQVMMPPMSVGDQGQMAVFSDPTGAVFGLWQAGKHTGAQATDGEGSLAWVQVNTPDSARASAFYQALFHADSVQLPDMDYRQLRHGEQGYAGVSGMLTEGVPAHWIAYFYAADVDAAVQRAVQNGGTLQGEVLETPFGRMALLADPAGASFWVMNPRPSAQA, from the coding sequence ATGACGGATGCTGTGACCTACCCCGCCGGACGCCCGAGCTGGATCGATCTGATGACGCCCACGCCTGCCCAGACGCACGCGTTCTATGCGGCGCTCTTCGGCTGGACCTACGAGGTCAGGCCGGATTACGGCGGCTATGCCATGGCCCACCAGCAGGGCAGGACGGCGGCGGGCATCATGCCGATGGAGCCCGGAGCGCCCATGCCGAGTGCCTGGACGGTCTATTTCGACAGTGCCGACATCGCTGCCGACGCCGAGCGCGTGCAGGAACTGGGCGGTCAGGTCATGATGCCGCCGATGTCGGTGGGCGATCAGGGGCAGATGGCGGTCTTCAGCGATCCGACCGGGGCGGTGTTCGGGCTGTGGCAGGCGGGCAAACACACGGGCGCACAGGCCACCGACGGCGAGGGCAGCCTGGCCTGGGTGCAGGTCAACACCCCTGATTCTGCGCGGGCTTCGGCCTTCTATCAGGCGCTGTTTCATGCCGACAGCGTTCAGCTTCCCGACATGGACTACCGGCAGCTCCGGCACGGTGAGCAGGGCTATGCGGGCGTGTCGGGCATGCTGACGGAGGGCGTTCCGGCGCACTGGATCGCCTATTTCTACGCCGCCGACGTAGATGCGGCGGTGCAGCGGGCCGTGCAGAACGGCGGCACCCTGCAGGGTGAAGTGCTGGAGACCCCGTTCGGCAGAATGGCGTTGCTGGCAGACCCGGCGGGCGCGTCGTTCTGGGTCATGAATCCGCGTCCGAGCGCCCAGGCATGA